One stretch of Dokdonia sp. Hel_I_53 DNA includes these proteins:
- a CDS encoding SDR family NAD(P)-dependent oxidoreductase, with translation MRALITGATSGIGKATAKRFAAEGIDLVLCGRRVAALEELKMELSTRVNVYTLDFDVRSNEDVQRAISIIPIELNQIDILINNAGNAHGLDPIEDGNVEDWDAMLDINVKGLLYVSKAIIPQMITRKKGHIINIGSTAGKEVYPNGNVYCGSKYAVDAITQGMRLDLNMHNIKVGAVNPGMVETNFSNIRFKGDEKRADTVYKGFDCLQPEDIADIIHFVVSRPYHVNIADLMVLSTAQASSTVVNKN, from the coding sequence ATGAGAGCATTAATAACAGGAGCCACAAGCGGCATAGGCAAAGCCACAGCTAAGCGTTTTGCGGCAGAGGGTATAGACTTAGTTTTATGTGGTAGACGAGTAGCAGCATTAGAGGAACTTAAAATGGAACTATCCACAAGGGTCAACGTATATACACTTGATTTTGATGTGCGGTCTAATGAGGATGTCCAGCGTGCAATTTCAATCATACCTATTGAATTGAACCAAATAGATATCCTGATAAATAACGCAGGTAATGCTCACGGACTAGATCCTATAGAAGATGGAAATGTTGAAGATTGGGATGCCATGTTAGACATAAATGTAAAAGGATTACTTTACGTAAGCAAAGCAATTATTCCACAAATGATCACTCGTAAGAAAGGTCACATTATTAATATAGGGTCTACCGCAGGTAAAGAAGTGTATCCCAACGGAAATGTATATTGTGGAAGTAAGTATGCGGTTGATGCTATTACTCAAGGAATGCGCCTCGATCTGAATATGCATAATATAAAAGTAGGAGCTGTAAATCCAGGAATGGTAGAAACCAATTTTAGTAATATACGCTTTAAGGGAGATGAAAAAAGAGCAGATACTGTTTATAAAGGATTTGACTGTTTACAACCAGAAGATATCGCAGATATTATACACTTTGTTGTCTCTCGTCCGTACCACGTAAATATAGCAGACTTAATGGTATTAAGTACAGCACAAGCTTCTTCTACAGTCGTGAATAAAAATTAA
- the greA gene encoding transcription elongation factor GreA: MSQVNYYTPEGLQKLKDELNHLRDVERPKASQDIADARDKGDLSENAEYDAAKEAQGMLEMRIAKLEALASNARIIDESQLDTSKVLVHSTVKIKNQLNGMEMTYKLVAQNEADIKKGLISVDSPIGKGLLGKEVGDVAEIQVPSGIMKFDIVSITRD; this comes from the coding sequence ATGAGCCAGGTAAACTACTATACTCCAGAAGGATTACAAAAACTTAAAGACGAATTGAATCACTTGAGAGATGTGGAGCGTCCAAAAGCTTCACAAGATATTGCAGATGCCCGTGATAAAGGGGATCTTTCTGAAAATGCAGAATATGACGCTGCAAAAGAAGCACAAGGCATGCTAGAAATGCGTATTGCAAAGCTTGAAGCCTTAGCCTCAAATGCTCGTATTATAGATGAGTCTCAATTAGACACCTCTAAAGTTCTTGTACACTCAACTGTTAAGATTAAAAATCAACTTAACGGTATGGAGATGACCTATAAATTAGTAGCACAGAACGAGGCTGATATTAAAAAGGGGCTTATTTCTGTAGATTCTCCTATAGGGAAAGGTTTACTAGGGAAAGAAGTAGGTGATGTTGCAGAAATTCAAGTACCCAGTGGTATTATGAAGTTTGATATTGTCTCTATAACAAGAGACTAG
- a CDS encoding DUF423 domain-containing protein translates to MDKKLRIAGAIFGLLAVIIGAFGAHALEKLIDTASITTFETGVKYQMYHSLLLLLIPTFDISQKIKKALFILLLAGILLFSGSIYGLATNNLSSIDFTKIALLTPLGGTFLIISWAILVYQFVKLK, encoded by the coding sequence ATGGATAAAAAGTTAAGAATTGCAGGAGCAATATTTGGACTATTAGCTGTTATAATAGGAGCATTTGGTGCTCATGCACTAGAGAAACTTATCGATACCGCATCAATCACAACTTTTGAAACTGGGGTGAAATATCAAATGTATCATTCCTTATTATTATTGCTCATCCCAACTTTTGATATAAGTCAAAAGATAAAAAAAGCACTTTTTATTTTATTACTTGCGGGGATCCTATTATTCTCGGGTTCAATTTATGGGCTTGCAACAAATAATCTTTCAAGTATAGATTTTACAAAAATTGCACTTTTAACTCCTTTGGGAGGCACTTTTCTAATAATTTCCTGGGCAATACTTGTCTATCAATTTGTTAAACTTAAATAA
- the pckA gene encoding phosphoenolpyruvate carboxykinase (ATP), protein MTSETLNFKKISLDYTNITNAKVHYQLSPEKLHELSVENDMGKTASSGALAVNTGKFTGRSPLDRFIVKDDKTEDKVWWGDINIPFSSENFAKLRDKVTDYLSGKELYVRDSYACADKEYKLNIRVINEYPWSNMFAYNMFLRPTNVELENFTPEWTILNAPGFLADPEVDGTRQSNFAILSFTEKTIIIGGTGYTGEIKKGIFSALNFILPVEKETLPMHCSANVGDDGETAIFFGLSGTGKTTLSADPERKLIGDDEHGWTKENTIFNFEGGCYAKVINLSQENEPDIYNAIKPGAILENVILNEKGEVDFSDTSITQNTRVSYPIHHIDNIKEPSLAKNPKNVFFLTADAFGVLPPISKLTPGQAAYHFISGYTAKVAGTEAGVTEPQPSFSACFGAPFMPLHPTKYAEMLSAKMKETGVNVWLINTGWTGGAYGTGHRMPLKYTRAMISAALEGKLPEGMSKEDYHMHSVFGLYEPREVPGVPSEVLSSRKTWNNDEGYYATANKLAKAFKDNFKKFESYASDEILAGAPIKG, encoded by the coding sequence ATGACTTCAGAAACACTGAATTTTAAGAAAATTTCGCTTGATTATACAAACATTACAAATGCCAAAGTACACTATCAATTATCCCCAGAAAAGCTACACGAGCTTTCTGTAGAAAATGATATGGGTAAAACAGCTTCTTCTGGAGCACTTGCAGTTAATACTGGAAAGTTCACGGGACGCTCACCATTAGATAGGTTTATTGTAAAAGATGATAAGACTGAAGATAAAGTATGGTGGGGTGATATCAACATACCTTTTAGTAGTGAAAACTTTGCCAAATTAAGAGATAAAGTTACAGACTACCTTTCTGGTAAAGAACTTTATGTACGTGATAGCTATGCATGTGCAGATAAAGAGTATAAACTTAACATAAGAGTAATTAATGAGTATCCATGGTCTAACATGTTTGCTTATAATATGTTTTTAAGGCCTACAAATGTAGAGCTTGAAAACTTCACACCTGAGTGGACTATTTTAAATGCACCAGGATTTCTTGCAGACCCTGAAGTAGACGGTACACGCCAGAGTAATTTTGCTATACTTTCTTTTACTGAGAAAACTATTATTATAGGTGGTACTGGATATACTGGAGAGATTAAGAAAGGTATTTTCTCAGCACTTAATTTTATTTTACCAGTTGAAAAAGAGACCCTACCTATGCACTGTAGTGCAAACGTGGGTGACGATGGTGAAACAGCCATTTTCTTCGGACTTTCTGGTACAGGAAAGACCACACTCTCTGCAGACCCAGAGCGTAAATTGATAGGTGATGATGAGCACGGCTGGACAAAAGAGAATACCATCTTCAACTTTGAAGGTGGTTGTTACGCAAAGGTGATTAATCTATCTCAAGAAAACGAGCCAGATATCTACAACGCTATCAAACCAGGAGCGATATTAGAAAACGTAATTTTAAATGAAAAGGGTGAAGTTGACTTTTCAGATACTTCAATTACTCAGAACACAAGAGTAAGTTACCCTATTCACCATATTGATAATATTAAAGAGCCTTCATTGGCTAAAAATCCTAAAAATGTATTCTTCCTAACGGCAGATGCTTTTGGGGTATTGCCTCCTATATCTAAGCTTACACCAGGTCAAGCTGCATACCACTTTATAAGTGGATATACTGCAAAGGTAGCGGGTACAGAAGCTGGAGTTACAGAACCTCAACCAAGTTTTTCAGCTTGTTTTGGAGCACCGTTTATGCCTTTGCATCCTACAAAATATGCAGAGATGTTAAGTGCAAAGATGAAAGAAACTGGTGTGAATGTTTGGTTAATCAACACAGGATGGACTGGAGGAGCTTACGGAACAGGACACCGTATGCCACTAAAATATACAAGAGCCATGATTTCTGCGGCATTAGAAGGCAAACTTCCTGAGGGAATGTCTAAAGAAGACTACCATATGCATTCTGTCTTTGGATTATACGAACCTAGAGAAGTACCCGGCGTTCCTAGCGAAGTATTAAGCTCAAGAAAGACTTGGAATAACGACGAAGGATATTATGCTACTGCAAATAAACTAGCAAAGGCTTTTAAGGATAACTTTAAAAAGTTTGAAAGCTACGCAAGTGATGAAATTCTTGCTGGTGCACCTATAAAAGGGTAA
- a CDS encoding metallophosphoesterase, whose protein sequence is MRTLVIGDIHGGLRALEQVLERASVSVEDHLIFLGDYVDGWSESAAVIDFLIALSLKQKTTLIRGNHDDLVQQWLEGRAMSPKWMQHGGQSTIDSYKSRSEREIDAHIAFYKTFKDYYIDSKNRMFCHAGFQNLNGPEHEWHCTVFYWDRTLWEMVCAMREDFNPKDLLYPKRLLLFSEIFIGHTPTTRIHKTTPVQMANVWNVDTGAAFKGRVSIMDVDSKEFWQSDPLPSLYPNEDGRN, encoded by the coding sequence ATGCGCACATTAGTTATAGGAGATATACACGGAGGACTAAGAGCCTTAGAACAAGTCTTAGAGAGAGCTAGTGTCTCTGTAGAGGATCATCTTATATTCTTAGGAGATTATGTAGATGGATGGAGCGAGAGTGCAGCGGTCATTGATTTTTTGATAGCGCTTTCTCTCAAACAAAAAACGACGCTTATACGAGGTAACCACGATGACCTTGTACAACAATGGTTAGAAGGCAGAGCGATGTCACCTAAATGGATGCAGCATGGGGGACAAAGCACAATAGACTCCTATAAATCGCGATCAGAAAGGGAAATAGATGCACATATAGCTTTTTACAAAACCTTTAAAGATTACTACATAGATTCCAAAAACAGAATGTTTTGTCACGCAGGGTTTCAAAATCTTAATGGTCCTGAGCATGAGTGGCACTGTACTGTTTTTTATTGGGACAGGACGCTATGGGAAATGGTATGTGCGATGCGTGAAGATTTTAATCCTAAAGATCTGTTATATCCTAAAAGGCTACTGCTCTTCTCTGAAATATTTATAGGGCATACACCCACAACGAGAATTCATAAAACGACACCTGTACAAATGGCAAACGTCTGGAATGTTGATACTGGTGCAGCTTTTAAAGGGAGGGTTTCCATAATGGATGTAGACAGCAAAGAATTTTGGCAAAGTGATCCACTACCGTCATTGTATCCTAATGAGGATGGTAGAAATTAA
- a CDS encoding HIT family protein — MSSIFTKIINREIPGHIVAEDEKHIAILDVNPNAKGHTLCIPKREVNKLFDLEENEYLDLMIFSRKVAKALKKTITCKRIGVSVIGLEVPHVHVHLIPLQDMEDIRFMNKVKMSGEEFEMLVDEIKVYIND, encoded by the coding sequence ATGAGCTCCATATTTACAAAAATCATCAACAGAGAAATTCCAGGCCATATTGTAGCTGAGGATGAGAAGCACATCGCTATTTTAGATGTGAATCCAAATGCAAAAGGTCACACGCTTTGCATCCCAAAAAGGGAGGTAAATAAATTATTTGATCTAGAAGAGAATGAATATTTAGACCTTATGATTTTCTCTCGTAAAGTAGCTAAGGCACTTAAAAAAACAATTACTTGTAAACGGATTGGCGTTAGCGTTATAGGTCTAGAAGTGCCTCATGTACATGTGCATTTAATTCCTTTACAAGATATGGAGGATATACGATTTATGAATAAAGTAAAGATGAGTGGTGAAGAGTTTGAGATGCTTGTAGATGAGATAAAAGTTTACATTAACGATTAA
- a CDS encoding DMT family transporter, with amino-acid sequence MPNKSLKWIYLVVLSIIWGSSFILIKKGLIGLSALQLGALRILFSALLLLVFGWRSLKGIQKIAWKWIGISAVLGTGVPVFLFAFAETEIDSAVVGILNSSVPLLAFIFGIMLFGAKFMKQQFLGVIIGLIGSAALIYIGAQVNEDQNYWYASLVIFAASLYALNVNIIKRYLQEVSAIAIAAGNFVFLIIPAILILILSDFFELPIVENEGVQKSIGFVVLLSIFGTAIAKVMFNKLVQISNPVFASSVTYLMPIISVMWGLVDGENFTILQFIATLLILTGVYIGNTSKAKAIKKNKSFEN; translated from the coding sequence ATGCCAAACAAGTCACTAAAGTGGATTTACCTTGTCGTGTTATCCATAATTTGGGGTAGCTCATTCATACTTATTAAAAAAGGACTCATAGGGCTTTCCGCTTTACAACTAGGAGCTTTACGTATACTATTTTCAGCTTTACTATTATTAGTTTTTGGTTGGAGAAGTCTTAAAGGCATTCAGAAAATAGCGTGGAAGTGGATAGGCATATCTGCAGTTTTAGGGACAGGTGTTCCCGTGTTCCTATTTGCGTTTGCCGAAACTGAAATAGATAGTGCCGTAGTGGGAATTCTCAACTCAAGTGTGCCATTACTAGCTTTTATTTTTGGAATAATGTTATTCGGCGCAAAATTTATGAAGCAACAATTTCTTGGAGTAATTATTGGCTTAATAGGATCTGCCGCTTTAATTTACATAGGAGCACAAGTAAATGAGGATCAAAATTACTGGTATGCATCTTTAGTGATTTTTGCAGCTTCGTTGTATGCACTCAATGTAAATATTATTAAACGTTACTTACAAGAGGTGAGCGCTATTGCGATAGCGGCAGGAAACTTTGTTTTCTTAATTATCCCAGCGATCTTAATATTAATACTGTCAGACTTTTTTGAGTTGCCTATTGTAGAAAACGAAGGTGTACAAAAATCGATTGGATTTGTGGTGCTTCTTTCCATCTTTGGGACGGCAATTGCAAAAGTGATGTTCAATAAATTAGTACAGATAAGTAATCCTGTATTCGCATCTTCTGTAACTTATCTCATGCCCATTATCTCCGTAATGTGGGGCTTAGTAGATGGTGAGAATTTTACTATTTTACAATTTATAGCAACGCTCCTTATTTTAACTGGCGTTTACATTGGAAATACATCAAAAGCTAAAGCAATAAAGAAGAACAAATCTTTTGAAAATTAA
- a CDS encoding ATP-binding protein, whose amino-acid sequence MINKRLLVKNLLAHNDENSFYDKKRKVDISTKEGKAKFLKHICALSNSNPKNNSYIVIGVDDGENAIVGVPFFDDSKLQNLINAYLTNPPIISYENIPFPNLPLDKVVGLVTIRAQNKLTSLRRNIWKYWGGTVFYRDGSMSMPKTFKSDIVDVNSTIVTSIENHAQNNIKLTLDGVMDFINLRHRDMESTYHVFKELFVVCWAGNKKVVKGETYYSRVDIELINEQVTLFYSALDEISITYTDDVFKIVEYVHLGIQEQFKYYPLEEVVIRFRESGTYSIDTQLLFKPPKVHKKTLYHIFNNNNVIFYKLKRNIELNQGEWKDLYNVSNTYLICYLNGFDSALQKLEEIKPYLKKFSGGIYNRYRETMRILRKVRYE is encoded by the coding sequence ATGATTAACAAACGACTTCTTGTAAAAAATCTCCTTGCTCATAATGATGAGAACAGTTTTTATGACAAGAAACGTAAAGTTGATATTAGCACAAAAGAAGGTAAAGCTAAATTCTTAAAACATATTTGTGCACTCTCTAATAGTAATCCAAAAAACAACTCATATATCGTAATTGGTGTAGATGATGGTGAAAATGCAATCGTAGGTGTTCCATTTTTTGATGATAGTAAACTGCAAAATCTAATTAACGCTTACCTTACAAACCCGCCTATTATCTCTTATGAGAATATTCCTTTCCCTAACCTCCCTTTAGATAAGGTGGTGGGACTTGTAACCATAAGAGCACAAAACAAATTAACCTCTCTTAGACGTAATATTTGGAAATATTGGGGAGGAACTGTTTTTTACCGCGATGGGAGCATGTCTATGCCTAAAACATTTAAAAGTGACATTGTAGATGTAAATAGTACAATCGTTACTAGCATAGAGAATCACGCGCAAAATAATATAAAGCTCACCCTAGATGGGGTAATGGATTTTATAAATCTTAGGCATCGTGACATGGAAAGTACTTACCATGTATTTAAAGAGCTATTTGTGGTATGCTGGGCAGGTAATAAGAAAGTTGTAAAAGGAGAGACGTACTATTCACGAGTAGACATAGAGCTTATAAATGAGCAAGTAACCCTATTCTACTCAGCACTTGATGAAATCTCTATAACGTATACTGATGATGTTTTTAAAATTGTAGAGTATGTTCATTTAGGTATTCAAGAACAATTCAAATATTATCCATTAGAAGAGGTGGTAATTCGCTTTCGCGAAAGCGGAACCTACTCCATCGATACACAACTTCTTTTTAAACCACCTAAAGTTCATAAAAAAACGCTCTATCATATTTTTAATAATAATAATGTGATTTTTTATAAGCTGAAACGTAATATAGAACTTAACCAAGGCGAGTGGAAAGATTTGTACAATGTTTCTAATACATACCTTATTTGTTACTTAAATGGATTTGATAGTGCTCTTCAAAAACTTGAAGAAATAAAGCCATACTTAAAAAAATTTAGTGGAGGTATTTATAATAGATACCGAGAAACAATGCGAATTTTAAGAAAGGTAAGGTATGAGTAG
- a CDS encoding TonB-dependent receptor: MKKILFTTMAVIYTAFSFGQTFTVSGKITEGTSPIVGANVLVKETTTGVISDFNGHYSIALEQGSYILVFSYASQAIEKSILLDKNTTLNINLSESPLALDEVLVSAVRVAADSPITHSNLNAEDLEKRNLGQDLATQLNFLPGVVTTSDAGAGIGYTGFRVRGTGNQGINVTINGIPYNDSESLTTFFVNLQDFTSSVENLQLQRGVGSSTNGSGAFGASLNILTDAISQDAYGETSHSFGSFNTRRHNVKFSTGLLNDHIEVSGRISQIKSDGYIDRASSDLKSYFLQAAYKDDNTLIKAINFAGSEVTYQSWYGFEETSLNFIGANTNIDANRTFNIAGVQLDNSGNITGFHNNQVDDYKQDHYQLHWNQKYDANWSSTASFNYTYGRGFFEEYIDDYYEQNYNFGNESTLAFYGISPQSIGGETIETSDIIRRRWLDNDFFVANASVNYRDNQFDITGGLLGSIYRGDHFGEVIWARFAGDSELGDRYYFGTGDKDEVSAFAKANFRLDDTWQFYVDLQGRFISYETQGLNSDVEEFLVDESYAFFNPKFGVSYKVSPKSQFYASYARANREPNRGDFEDGSPRAEKLNDFELGWRFKSAQVVVNVNGYFMDYDGQLVPTGALDNSGAPIRVNSNSYRAGIEVDAAIEISQKLMLQPNLALSSNKNRDFLFDLDGAITNLGNTNISYSPKVVASNMLTYTPINNLSLGLLSKYVGEQYMGNIDSELSKLDAYFLNDLSIQYELNNIPVFNSIVFNALVNNIFDKEYISNGYFFTYNDDFSVPGEVTTIEGVGYYPQAGINFLMGATLKF, translated from the coding sequence ATGAAAAAGATCCTATTTACAACAATGGCAGTGATTTATACTGCATTTTCTTTTGGGCAGACATTTACTGTTTCTGGAAAAATAACAGAAGGAACTTCACCTATTGTAGGTGCAAATGTGTTAGTTAAAGAAACCACTACTGGTGTGATTTCAGATTTTAATGGGCACTATAGTATTGCTCTTGAACAGGGCAGCTATATATTAGTTTTTAGTTATGCATCACAAGCTATTGAGAAATCAATTCTTCTTGATAAAAATACCACACTTAATATCAATCTTTCAGAGAGTCCACTAGCACTTGACGAGGTTCTTGTAAGTGCCGTAAGAGTAGCTGCAGATTCACCTATTACGCACTCTAACCTTAACGCAGAAGATTTGGAAAAGCGTAATTTAGGGCAAGATCTTGCTACACAACTCAATTTTTTACCTGGCGTAGTAACTACCTCAGACGCTGGTGCTGGTATAGGGTATACGGGCTTTAGAGTACGTGGCACTGGAAATCAAGGCATTAATGTAACTATTAATGGCATACCATATAACGATTCAGAAAGTCTGACTACTTTTTTTGTAAACCTTCAGGACTTCACTTCTTCTGTAGAGAATTTACAATTACAACGTGGTGTTGGATCTTCTACAAACGGTTCTGGGGCTTTTGGTGCGAGTTTAAATATCCTCACAGATGCAATTTCTCAAGATGCTTATGGTGAGACTTCGCATTCATTTGGCTCTTTCAATACTAGACGTCATAATGTGAAATTTAGTACAGGTTTACTTAATGACCATATTGAAGTTTCTGGTCGCATCTCACAAATTAAATCTGACGGGTACATAGATAGAGCAAGCTCAGATCTTAAATCTTACTTTTTACAAGCAGCCTATAAAGATGATAACACTTTAATAAAAGCGATCAATTTTGCTGGTTCTGAGGTGACGTATCAGTCTTGGTATGGATTTGAAGAAACAAGTCTCAATTTTATAGGGGCAAACACAAATATTGACGCAAACAGAACCTTTAATATCGCTGGTGTACAACTCGATAATAGTGGTAACATCACTGGGTTTCATAACAATCAGGTAGATGATTATAAACAGGATCATTACCAGCTTCACTGGAACCAAAAATATGATGCCAACTGGAGCTCTACCGCTAGTTTTAATTATACGTACGGTCGTGGATTTTTTGAAGAGTACATTGATGACTATTACGAGCAGAATTATAATTTTGGCAATGAGAGTACACTCGCCTTCTATGGGATTTCACCACAATCAATCGGTGGCGAAACTATAGAGACTTCAGATATTATACGCCGTCGCTGGTTAGACAACGATTTTTTTGTAGCAAATGCTTCGGTAAACTATAGGGATAATCAGTTTGACATTACGGGTGGTTTACTAGGTAGTATCTATCGCGGAGACCATTTTGGTGAAGTAATATGGGCTCGTTTTGCGGGAGACTCAGAGCTGGGAGATCGCTATTATTTTGGAACGGGTGATAAAGATGAGGTTTCCGCTTTCGCGAAAGCGAACTTCAGATTAGACGATACATGGCAGTTTTATGTGGATTTACAAGGTCGTTTTATTTCTTACGAAACACAGGGTCTTAACTCTGACGTAGAAGAATTTTTAGTAGATGAAAGCTATGCGTTTTTTAATCCAAAGTTTGGGGTAAGTTATAAAGTAAGTCCAAAAAGTCAATTCTATGCGTCGTATGCACGTGCAAATCGGGAACCGAATCGTGGAGATTTTGAGGACGGATCACCGCGTGCAGAAAAGCTAAATGATTTTGAGCTAGGATGGAGATTTAAAAGTGCTCAAGTCGTAGTAAATGTGAATGGCTATTTTATGGATTATGACGGACAACTAGTCCCTACAGGTGCGCTAGATAACTCTGGTGCTCCTATACGAGTAAATAGTAATAGCTATAGAGCTGGGATTGAAGTAGATGCTGCTATTGAAATCTCTCAAAAATTAATGTTACAACCAAATCTAGCTTTAAGTAGTAATAAAAATAGAGACTTTCTATTTGATCTAGATGGAGCAATTACAAACTTAGGAAACACAAATATCTCTTATTCACCTAAAGTAGTAGCTAGTAATATGCTTACGTATACTCCAATAAATAATCTGAGTTTAGGGTTGTTGTCAAAATATGTTGGAGAACAGTACATGGGTAATATTGATAGCGAGTTATCTAAGCTAGATGCATACTTTTTGAATGATCTAAGCATACAATATGAACTCAACAATATACCGGTGTTTAATTCTATCGTTTTTAATGCGCTAGTAAACAATATCTTTGATAAAGAGTATATCTCTAATGGATATTTCTTTACGTATAATGATGATTTTTCTGTACCCGGAGAGGTTACTACTATAGAAGGTGTGGGTTACTATCCTCAAGCGGGAATTAATTTCCTTATGGGTGCAACCCTTAAGTTTTAA
- a CDS encoding sensor histidine kinase yields MNFSARPQIARWFIIIASLIITTLILWNVSLFFDQLKEAERSKMEIYAASIRAFANTSEVNPNPIDKDARILFNELTGLQLFIISENKSIPILLYNLEDDTYTATNIPSSETLDHADFLVMAEEFALVNKPITIGYDGVDSQILYYGNSATLNQIKYFPIALIVIVILFIALIYFYYQTSKQGSQSLLWAGMAKETAHQIGTPLSSLVGWTEILKTEDVDPDYIKEMTKDINRLETITNRFSKIGSIPDLEKVDIISETKEAYDYLSKRSAKLIHFHLDVPQGQLPVMLNKELYGWTFENLVKNAIDAMKGKGSLTITITRDTRYAKINIADTGKGIPKSKYNRIFEPGYTTKKRGWGLGLSLARRIMEEYHDGRIKVLQSDIDKGTTMQISLRLAEE; encoded by the coding sequence ATGAATTTCAGCGCAAGGCCACAAATTGCAAGATGGTTTATTATTATCGCCTCCTTGATTATTACCACACTTATCTTGTGGAATGTATCCTTATTCTTTGATCAACTCAAGGAAGCAGAGCGCTCTAAAATGGAAATTTATGCAGCTTCTATAAGAGCTTTTGCAAATACAAGTGAGGTAAACCCAAACCCTATAGATAAAGATGCACGCATTCTTTTTAATGAATTAACAGGGCTGCAGTTATTTATTATTTCAGAAAATAAATCTATACCTATCCTCCTATACAATTTAGAGGATGATACATATACGGCTACAAATATCCCGTCTTCTGAAACGTTAGACCACGCAGACTTTTTAGTCATGGCAGAAGAGTTTGCCTTAGTAAATAAACCTATAACTATAGGCTATGATGGGGTGGATAGCCAGATTTTGTATTATGGAAACTCTGCCACACTTAATCAAATAAAATACTTCCCTATTGCTCTTATTGTTATTGTAATACTCTTTATAGCGCTTATCTATTTCTATTATCAAACTTCAAAGCAAGGCTCTCAAAGTTTACTTTGGGCTGGTATGGCCAAAGAAACAGCACATCAAATAGGAACGCCACTGAGTTCACTTGTAGGATGGACAGAAATACTAAAAACAGAAGATGTTGATCCAGATTATATTAAGGAGATGACTAAGGACATCAATAGATTAGAGACGATAACAAATCGCTTTAGTAAAATTGGCTCTATCCCAGATTTAGAAAAGGTCGATATTATCTCTGAAACCAAAGAAGCTTATGATTACTTGAGTAAACGTAGTGCAAAATTAATACATTTTCATCTTGATGTACCTCAAGGACAATTACCTGTAATGCTCAACAAAGAGTTGTATGGCTGGACATTTGAAAACCTTGTAAAGAACGCAATAGATGCGATGAAGGGTAAGGGGTCCTTAACGATCACAATCACTCGTGATACACGTTATGCAAAAATCAATATAGCAGATACTGGTAAAGGAATTCCAAAGTCAAAATATAACCGCATTTTTGAACCAGGCTATACCACAAAAAAACGTGGTTGGGGCTTAGGTCTTTCACTTGCACGGCGTATTATGGAAGAGTATCATGATGGTCGCATAAAAGTCTTACAATCTGATATAGATAAAGGCACAACCATGCAAATCTCCCTAAGACTTGCAGAAGAGTAG